One part of the Torulaspora delbrueckii CBS 1146 chromosome 8, complete genome genome encodes these proteins:
- the MNE1 gene encoding Mne1p (similar to Saccharomyces cerevisiae MNE1 (YOR350C); ancestral locus Anc_7.42) — protein sequence MKKIKARQHSMDELVRSISKSQTVIDNWISNAIGNRKSNHQKHATVLHLPIVLKTLQRLRSTDKRALYFALMSKIQSSQIRWISQSAKEIDTGDKLPAEFYNEISNMLYRISLRCGAEELNALSKFLLQLLANYESAVQQRGISKQNTKFYRNCLLPLAKTESVSLLYEGLSLVPPSSRNIKLLIEMAFFFHTSQFTKLLAQLECNLLRSNSFSLDQEEIDVFFPLFFDIMHKCILLGDEHICIKLLSKITQDWNFEMDDHYESLLIEICERNAANEVIQALNEDKSFDSCPERRWKVIQSQSSWDEFMSYVCHVDVNLFNEYQDLDFLQQKLSSVGPSLNDWKTFLDNHKIPATANPSVKALIVNTILVTLVANKPLDFVMSIMEHMLYELNYCQYFVDTAMLAGQRSYSGFHCLFKAFSNSRSSVLTSSTLFKFLEQMKDYHFTTSDYYFMMKSCLTGAGHHSLYYFLFQYISRKGSSLYQSSNGSLTWALPPRIEQLLKLSIAEQKGDKRILEIVGSVGNWFLAHHSVIGGNEIDQNTLRQIFGDEYVSEVTMRSLVDLEKKYTSKEVGHSYRSDKRHYSPSADLRMSSRLHRLLEFAEKQTSK from the coding sequence atgaagaaaataaaaGCTCGGCAGCACTCAATGGATGAGTTGGTACGATCCATCTCAAAATCGCAGACCGTCATCGATAATTGGATTTCTAATGCCATTGGAAATAGAAAATCCAATCATCAAAAGCATGCTACTGTTTTACACCTTCCGATTGTGTTGAAAACTCTACAACGATTAAGATCAACAGACAAGAGAGCCTTATACTTTGCTCTCATGAGTAAAATCCAGTCTTCTCAGATAAGGTGGATCTCTCAAAGTGCGAAAGAGATAGACACTGGCGATAAGTTACCAGCGGAATTTTACAATGAGATATCTAATATGCTATATCGAATATCCCTGAGGTGTGGAGCGGAAGAGCTAAATGCactttccaaatttctACTTCAGCTATTGGCAAATTATGAAAGCGCGGTTCAACAGAGAGGAATATCGAAACAGAATACTAAATTTTACAGGAATTGTTTACTACCACTTGCGAAAACTGAATCTGTGTCACTTTTGTATGAGGGACTGAGCCTTGTACCTCCCAGTTCGAGGAATATCAAACTATTGATAGAAAtggctttcttctttcacaCTTCTCAATTCACTAAACTACTAGCACAATTAGAATGCAATCTTTTGAGAAGCAATAGCTTTTCATtagatcaagaagagatcgatGTCTTTTTCCCACTTTTCTTCGACATCATGCACAAATGTATTCTTTTGGGGGACGAGCATATTTGCATAAAACTACTATCAAAAATTACACAGGATTGGAATTTTGAAATGGATGATCATTATGAAAGCTTGTTAATCGAGATCTGTGAGAGGAATGCTGCCAATGAGGTTATCCAGGCATTGAACGAGGACAAATCCTTTGATTCCTGTCCTGAGCGCAGGTGGAAAGTTATTCAATCTCAATCATCATGGGATGAGTTTATGTCTTACGTGTGCCATGTTGATGTCAATTTATTTAATGAGTATCAAGACTTGgactttcttcagcagAAGCTTTCGTCCGTTGGGCCAAGTTTGAATGATTGGAAGACATTTTTGGACAACCACAAGATCCCTGCCACTGCAAACCCTTCTGTGAAAGCTTTAATTGTTAATACCATTCTTGTAACCCTTGTTGCAAACAAACCTCTGGATTTCGTCATGTCAATAATGGAACATATGTTATATGAGTTGAACTACTGTCAATATTTCGTCGATACGGCCATGCTGGCTGGACAAAGAAGCTATTCGGGTTTTCATTGCTTGTTCAAGGCTTTTTCCAACAGCCGTTCATCTGTCCTCACTTCCTCCACTttattcaaatttcttgagcaGATGAAGGACTACCATTTTACCACTAGCGACTACTATTTCATGATGAAATCATGTCTCACTGGCGCAGGTCATCATTCGCTTTACTactttcttttccaataTATCAGCAGAAAAGGTTCTTCGCTTTACCAGAGCTCTAATGGGAGCTTGACTTGGGCTTTACCGCCGCGTATAGAAcagcttttgaagttaAGCATAGCTGAACAAAAAGGAGACAAAAGAATTCTAGAGATAGTTGGAAGTGTTGGCAATTGGTTCTTGGCCCATCATTCCGTCATTGGTGGAAATGAAATTGACCAAAATACGCTGAGACAGATTTTCGGGGATGAATATGTCTCTGAAGTAACAATGAGATCGCTGGTTGACCTTGAAAAGAAGTACACGTCCAAGGAAGTCGGTCATAGTTATAGGAGTGATAAGCGGCACTATTCTCCGTCGGCCGATTTGCGCATGAGCAGTAGGCTTCACCGCTTGCTGGAGTTTGCCGAAAAGCAGACGTCAAAATAA
- the MEK1 gene encoding serine/threonine protein kinase MEK1 (similar to Saccharomyces cerevisiae MEK1 (YOR351C); ancestral locus Anc_7.41), producing MVDRVEDDSDDSMTSMGFGGYPRRIGICKHKMLKFGRNEKECDLVFSDPVVSSIHCVFWAILFDEESSPMCYIKDCSLNGTYLNGALLKRNSAYLLQDGDSVELHDQDSRAFRFRALGLAANSPLFDQLGFERVVGRWEVTSRLIGNGTFGHVLVAYKNLSNVEKQEGSFSKCTPENYAVKIIKLKPSKLDKEAKILLKLNHPNIIKVHHTYCDMRDNLYIFQDLIPGGDLFSYLAKGDCLTSISETESLIIVYQILHALKYLHDQGIVHRDLKLDNILLCAPEPCTRIVLADFGIAKDLSTAKARMHTVVGTPEYCAPEVGFKANRKAYQCFSRAATLEQNGYDSKCDLWSLGVITHIMLTGISPFYGDGTERCIIQNAKVGKLNFTAKQWDTVAESAKSFVRKLLEIDVTKRLDSNQSLHHPWISKHKEQLQKIYAKKILNITEEASKHDSTLLNSPECSSEWKRKLPKSVVMDHSVPKKKKQRTGI from the exons ATGGTAGATAGGGTAGAGGACGATTCAGACGACTCTATGACGAGTATGGGCTTCGGCGGCTATCCGAGGAGAATTGGTATTTGCAAACATAAAATGTTAAAGTTTGGCCGTAATGAGAAGGAGTGTGATTTAGTGTTTAGCGATCCAGTCGTCTCATCTATCCATTGCGTATTCTGGGCAATTTTATTTGACGAAGAGAGCTCTCCTATGTGTTACATTAAAGACTGTTCTCTGAATGGCACGTATCTGAATGGGGCTCTACTTAAGAGGAATAGTGCGTATTTGCTGCAGGATGGGGACTCGGTTGAGCTTCATGACCAAGATAGCAGAGCATTTAGGTTTAGGGCTTTGGGGCTAGCGGCTAATTCTCCGTTGTTCGATCAGCTgggatttgaaagagtgGTTGGCCGCTGGGAAGTCACCTCTCGGTTAATCGGTAACGGTACTTTTGGACATGTCCTAGTGGCTTACAAGAACTTGAGCAATGTGGAAAAGCAGGAGGGATCATTCTCAAAATGCACGCCAGAAAATTATGCTGTCAAGATTATCAAATTAAAGCCTAGTAAGCTGGACAAAGAGGCGAAGATATTACTCAAATTGAATCAT CCCAATATTATCAAAGTTCATCACACATATTGTGATATGAGGGACAATCTCTACATTTTTCAGGATTTAATCCCAGGTGGTGATCTATTTTCTTATTTGGCGAAAGGTGATTGTCtgacttcaatttcagagACAGAGTCGCTGATAATCGTTTACCAGATTCTTCATGCTCTAAAATACTTGCATGATCAAGGGATAGTACACCGTGATTTGAAGCTGGATAACATTTTGTTGTGCGCTCCAGAACCATGCACAAGAATAGTATTAGCTGATTTTGGGATTGCCAAAGATTTATCGACCGCTAAGGCAAGAATGCATACCGTAGTTGGAACACCCGAATATTGTGCACCTGAAGTTGGTTTCAAGGCTAATAGGAAGGCCTATCAGTGCTTCTCACGAGCTGCTACCCTTGAGCAGAACGGATACGATAGTAAGTGTGATTTGTGGTCGCTTGGAGTCATCACCCATATAATGTTGACGGGTATTTCCCCATTTTACGGTGACGGTACTGAGAGATGTATCATCCAGAATGCTAAAGTGGGTAAACTAAACTTTACCGCTAAGCAATGGGATACAGTCGCTGAAAGTGCCAAGAGCTTTGTGCGGAAACTGCTCGAAATCGATGTGACCAAGAGGTTAGACAGTAACCAAAGTTTGCACCACCCttggatttcaaagcacaaagagcaattgcaaaagatTTATGCGAAAAaaatcctcaatatcaCAGAGGAAGCATCAAAACATGATTCAACCTTGCTGAACTCGCCAGAGTGTTCATCAGAGTGGAAGCGGAAGTTACCCAAGAGCGTTGTAATGGACCATTCTgtgccaaagaagaagaaacagagGACAGGAATTTGA